The Campylobacter sp. RM10537 genome has a segment encoding these proteins:
- the purE gene encoding 5-(carboxyamino)imidazole ribonucleotide mutase, whose product MKFVSILMGSKSDYEIMQECANIFKQFNIKYELIITSAHRSPQRTKEYIKKAEEKGVQVFIAAAGMAAHLAGAVAAYTTKPVLGVPMPGNNLASMDSLFSTVQMPSGIPVGTLAIGKAGAQNAAYLAMQILALNDAKLAQALKEDRETKENKLVADSKSVEILL is encoded by the coding sequence ATGAAATTTGTTTCTATTTTAATGGGAAGTAAAAGTGATTATGAAATTATGCAAGAGTGTGCTAATATTTTTAAGCAATTTAATATTAAATATGAACTTATTATTACTTCAGCCCATCGTAGTCCGCAGCGTACTAAAGAATATATAAAAAAAGCAGAAGAAAAAGGTGTTCAAGTTTTTATTGCAGCTGCAGGTATGGCGGCTCATTTGGCTGGAGCAGTTGCTGCTTATACAACTAAACCAGTTTTAGGGGTTCCTATGCCAGGAAATAATTTGGCGAGCATGGATTCTCTTTTCTCTACTGTGCAAATGCCAAGCGGAATTCCTGTTGGAACTTTAGCTATTGGAAAAGCAGGTGCTCAAAATGCTGCTTATTTAGCAATGCAAATTCTTGCTTTAAATGATGCTAAATTAGCACAAGCTTTAAAAGAAGATAGAGAGACTAAAGAAAATAAATTGGTTGCAGACTCAAAAAGTGTCGAGATTTTATTATAG
- a CDS encoding DUF3972 domain-containing protein, translated as MQTYLELEEFCKLVHLNEDVVKGMMAKGALNFKEEEGVIYIEANQGTFSVVPTANSQSAMVNSMTLAGESFVEKTIGTILNLHEKVLDAKDETLEALKNENKFLKDALYSMQELYEEDRKTIETLNSELKHAREEIEFLKRKYKLMWNKTTEIFGTKTEPDLEMNKENKIDMNLDNNQEGEK; from the coding sequence ATGCAGACTTATTTAGAGCTTGAGGAATTTTGCAAACTTGTACATTTAAATGAAGATGTTGTAAAGGGTATGATGGCTAAAGGTGCTTTAAATTTTAAAGAAGAAGAAGGTGTGATTTATATAGAAGCTAATCAAGGCACTTTTAGCGTTGTTCCTACTGCTAATTCACAATCTGCTATGGTCAATTCTATGACTTTAGCTGGAGAGAGTTTTGTAGAAAAAACTATAGGTACAATTTTAAATTTACATGAAAAAGTTTTAGACGCAAAAGATGAAACACTCGAAGCTTTAAAAAATGAAAATAAATTTTTAAAAGATGCACTTTATTCTATGCAAGAACTTTACGAAGAAGATAGAAAAACAATAGAAACTTTAAATAGTGAATTAAAACATGCAAGAGAAGAGATTGAGTTTTTAAAACGTAAATATAAGCTTATGTGGAATAAGACAACTGAAATTTTTGGAACAAAAACAGAGCCTGATTTAGAAATGAATAAAGAAAATAAAATTGATATGAATTTAGATAATAATCAAGAAGGTGAAAAATGA
- the glyQ gene encoding glycine--tRNA ligase subunit alpha, whose translation MNFSQMILKLQEFWQQQGCAIMQSYDMPAGAGTFHPATFLRSLGKQPWAVAYVAPSRRPTDGRYGENPNRLGAYYQFQVLIKPSPENIQELYLRSLENLGFDLKNHDIRFVEDNWESPSLGAWGLGWEVWLDGMEVTQFTYFQQVGGIAVDLVSAEITYGLERIAMYLQNVDNVYDIIWSEFQGKKITYGDVHKQSEYEFSKYNFEVSNVEFLNQQFENAYKECKSILEQELALPAYDYCMLAAHTFNLLDARGAISVTQRQDYMLKIRELSKNCAQIYKKTLNETD comes from the coding sequence ATGAATTTTTCGCAAATGATATTAAAATTACAAGAATTTTGGCAACAACAAGGTTGTGCTATAATGCAATCTTATGATATGCCAGCTGGAGCAGGTACTTTCCATCCCGCTACTTTTTTAAGAAGTCTCGGAAAACAGCCTTGGGCTGTAGCTTATGTAGCACCTTCTCGTCGTCCAACAGATGGAAGATATGGTGAAAATCCTAATCGTCTGGGGGCTTATTATCAATTTCAAGTTTTAATAAAACCTAGTCCAGAAAATATACAAGAGCTTTATCTTAGAAGTTTAGAAAATTTAGGTTTTGATTTAAAAAATCATGATATACGTTTTGTTGAAGATAACTGGGAAAGTCCGAGTTTAGGAGCTTGGGGACTTGGATGGGAAGTTTGGCTTGATGGTATGGAAGTTACACAATTTACATATTTTCAGCAAGTTGGAGGTATAGCAGTAGATTTAGTTAGCGCTGAAATAACTTATGGGCTTGAAAGAATAGCTATGTATCTTCAAAATGTTGATAATGTTTATGATATTATTTGGAGTGAATTTCAAGGTAAAAAAATCACTTATGGTGATGTTCATAAACAAAGTGAATATGAATTTAGTAAATATAATTTTGAGGTAAGCAATGTTGAGTTCTTAAATCAGCAATTTGAGAATGCCTACAAGGAATGTAAAAGCATATTGGAGCAAGAATTGGCATTGCCGGCTTATGATTACTGTATGCTTGCGGCACATACTTTTAATCTTCTTGATGCAAGAGGAGCTATCTCGGTTACACAAAGGCAAGATTATATGCTAAAGATTAGAGAGCTTTCTAAAAATTGTGCTCAGATTTATAAAAAAACGTTAAATGAAACTGATTGA
- a CDS encoding Nif3-like dinuclear metal center hexameric protein, with protein MKLIDIYNFLDQLSPFNNQQDWDNSGILLGNNQDEIKTVYLSLDIDENLINQAEDNSLFITHHPLIFKGLKSLANLDYPKAFIKKMIKKNISLISIHTNFDLSHLNSYFVEEILDFKIAFKDEFLIYVDQEFEFFKLCEYLKLKLQIDILKISYCGKEKIKRFAICTGSGGDLISKVQADCFLSGDFKYHQAMQAVSDGLNLIDIGHFESERYFSQCLAKDLKNLPLKVIISVSKNPFQYF; from the coding sequence ATGAAACTGATTGATATTTATAATTTTTTAGATCAATTAAGCCCTTTTAATAATCAGCAAGATTGGGATAATAGTGGTATTTTACTTGGAAATAATCAAGATGAGATTAAAACTGTATATTTAAGCTTAGATATTGATGAAAATTTAATTAATCAAGCTGAAGATAATTCTTTGTTTATAACCCATCATCCACTTATTTTTAAAGGTTTAAAAAGTTTAGCAAATTTAGATTATCCTAAAGCTTTTATTAAGAAAATGATAAAAAAAAATATTTCATTAATATCTATACATACAAATTTTGATTTAAGCCATTTAAATAGTTATTTTGTTGAAGAGATTTTAGATTTTAAAATAGCTTTTAAGGATGAATTTTTAATCTATGTTGATCAAGAATTTGAATTTTTTAAATTGTGTGAATATTTAAAATTAAAATTGCAAATAGATATTTTAAAGATTAGTTATTGCGGAAAAGAAAAAATCAAACGCTTTGCTATTTGCACTGGAAGCGGAGGCGATCTTATATCTAAAGTGCAAGCAGATTGCTTTTTAAGCGGGGACTTTAAATATCATCAAGCCATGCAAGCCGTAAGCGATGGTTTAAATTTGATAGATATAGGACATTTTGAAAGTGAGCGGTATTTTTCACAATGTCTAGCAAAAGACTTGAAAAATTTGCCGCTAAAGGTTATAATATCAGTTTCAAAAAATCCATTTCAATATTTTTAA
- a CDS encoding zinc ribbon domain-containing protein: protein MNKHLEQLVLLSKIDQEIDSFEPKIDSITKNLKDAENKINQINIQIGNLELEIEDVKNQKIQNNLHISEFSAKIKELGKKSASVKTEKEANALKIEEDIAKEQLDSANDEIIRLDKILENKELFKKELLEKKAKEEQDIETIRSSIKTQMEALEKERMDVYAKKTKLVADINLKVLSFYEKIRKWAKNTAVVAVKKQACYGCFMKIYDKTYLSVIKGEEIITCPHCGRILYKEQEDKS from the coding sequence ATGAATAAACATCTTGAACAATTAGTGCTTTTATCCAAAATAGATCAAGAAATCGATAGTTTTGAGCCAAAAATAGATAGCATAACTAAAAATTTAAAAGATGCTGAAAATAAGATTAATCAGATTAATATTCAAATTGGTAATTTAGAACTTGAGATTGAAGATGTAAAAAATCAAAAAATTCAAAATAATTTACATATTTCAGAATTTTCAGCTAAAATAAAAGAGCTTGGTAAAAAAAGCGCTTCTGTTAAAACGGAAAAAGAGGCTAATGCTTTAAAAATAGAAGAAGATATTGCCAAAGAACAACTTGATTCAGCTAATGATGAGATTATTCGTTTGGATAAAATTTTGGAAAATAAAGAGCTTTTTAAAAAAGAGCTTTTAGAAAAAAAAGCTAAAGAAGAGCAAGATATAGAAACGATAAGATCAAGTATTAAAACTCAAATGGAAGCTTTGGAAAAAGAAAGAATGGATGTTTATGCTAAAAAAACTAAACTTGTTGCAGATATTAACTTAAAAGTTTTAAGCTTTTATGAAAAAATTAGAAAATGGGCTAAAAATACAGCAGTTGTAGCTGTTAAAAAACAAGCATGTTATGGTTGTTTTATGAAAATTTATGATAAAACTTATTTATCTGTGATAAAAGGAGAAGAGATTATAACTTGTCCACATTGCGGTAGAATACTATACAAAGAACAAGAAGACAAGAGTTGA
- the waaA gene encoding lipid IV(A) 3-deoxy-D-manno-octulosonic acid transferase → MIFCYYILSWIAFIISAIPVFILSLLKQKYKYSLKSRFFLFKNFNQKKSDVHFHSCSYGETRSIKEFALRFNSRITTITETGFNCAKEFCDKVNYLPFENWIPLWFKPTRVLVIFEAEYWLMLVFMAKFYQAKIILLNARISDKSYKSYLRFRFFYKKIFYYIDEIFAQSDIDKIRLESLGAKNVKVLHNIKANITIKFSKNYFKPREKLIIFASTHAGEEELLLNSINLSKKEKLIIAPRHPERFYEVENLLKNKGLEFEKFSLLDTQDKKFNKKILLLDALGELINFYAISDVVVLGGSFFKNIGGHNPIEVASFQNVLITGPFIDNQKVLFDKVENVYYCNDLKELDYKIHHCSLKAKIKKSDDLSQIFKAIQEGIDAGKSL, encoded by the coding sequence TTGATTTTTTGTTATTATATCTTGTCATGGATAGCTTTTATAATATCGGCTATCCCTGTTTTTATCCTTTCTCTATTAAAACAAAAATATAAATATAGCTTAAAATCTCGATTTTTTTTATTTAAGAATTTTAATCAGAAAAAATCTGATGTTCATTTTCATTCTTGCTCTTATGGCGAAACAAGAAGTATTAAAGAATTTGCTTTAAGATTTAATTCTAGAATTACTACTATAACAGAAACTGGTTTTAATTGTGCTAAAGAATTTTGCGATAAAGTGAATTATCTCCCTTTTGAAAATTGGATACCGTTATGGTTTAAACCTACAAGGGTTTTAGTCATTTTTGAGGCTGAATATTGGCTTATGTTGGTTTTTATGGCTAAATTTTATCAAGCAAAAATTATTTTGCTTAATGCACGTATTTCGGACAAATCTTATAAAAGTTATTTAAGATTTCGTTTTTTTTATAAAAAAATTTTTTACTACATTGATGAAATTTTTGCACAAAGTGATATAGATAAAATAAGACTTGAAAGTTTAGGAGCAAAAAATGTTAAAGTCTTGCATAACATTAAAGCAAATATTACAATTAAATTTAGTAAAAATTATTTTAAACCCAGGGAAAAATTAATTATTTTTGCAAGCACACATGCAGGCGAAGAAGAATTGCTACTTAACTCTATAAATTTGAGTAAAAAAGAAAAGCTTATTATTGCTCCTAGACATCCAGAACGTTTTTATGAGGTTGAAAATTTACTTAAAAATAAAGGTTTAGAATTTGAAAAATTTAGTCTTTTGGATACTCAAGATAAAAAATTCAATAAAAAAATTTTATTATTAGATGCTTTAGGTGAATTAATCAATTTTTATGCTATTTCAGATGTAGTTGTTCTTGGCGGATCTTTCTTTAAAAATATTGGTGGGCATAATCCAATAGAAGTAGCTTCTTTTCAAAATGTTTTAATAACTGGACCTTTTATAGATAATCAAAAAGTTTTATTTGATAAAGTTGAAAATGTTTATTACTGTAATGATTTAAAAGAATTGGATTATAAAATTCACCATTGTAGTTTAAAAGCAAAAATTAAAAAAAGTGATGATTTATCACAAATTTTTAAAGCGATACAGGAAGGAATTGATGCAGGAAAAAGCTTATAA
- a CDS encoding RluA family pseudouridine synthase yields MQEKAYKILALQENISNREAKELIDKGCVFTHGKKVLIARALMSNKTKFNIIKMSNPSIIFEDDKIIAINKPYSYISEDLEKKFGAKLLNRIDKQTSGIILLCKDENFKKLCIEEFKQQKVYKSYIAILDGILAEEIEVNEPILTIKTKRGALSKISKEGLSASSLFIPIMVQAKKTLAKIIIHTGRTHQIRVHANFIKHGIIGDEKYARIINNRMYLHSYEINLFDYKFKADLDHGFFNLGFEIKNLDF; encoded by the coding sequence ATGCAGGAAAAAGCTTATAAAATTTTAGCCTTACAAGAAAATATTTCAAATCGCGAAGCCAAGGAGTTGATAGATAAAGGATGTGTTTTTACACATGGAAAGAAAGTGCTTATCGCAAGAGCTTTAATGAGTAATAAGACAAAATTTAATATTATAAAAATGTCAAATCCTAGTATTATTTTTGAAGATGATAAAATTATTGCTATAAATAAACCTTATTCTTATATAAGTGAGGATTTAGAAAAAAAATTTGGTGCAAAACTACTAAATCGTATTGATAAGCAAACAAGTGGAATAATTTTACTTTGCAAAGATGAAAATTTTAAAAAGCTTTGCATTGAAGAATTTAAACAGCAAAAAGTTTATAAAAGTTATATAGCAATTTTAGATGGAATTTTAGCAGAAGAAATAGAAGTTAATGAGCCAATTTTAACTATAAAAACAAAACGAGGAGCTTTGAGTAAAATTTCCAAAGAAGGTTTGAGTGCATCAAGTTTATTTATTCCTATCATGGTTCAAGCTAAAAAAACCTTGGCAAAAATTATTATTCATACTGGAAGAACTCATCAAATTAGAGTGCACGCTAATTTTATTAAGCATGGAATCATAGGAGATGAAAAATATGCAAGAATTATTAACAATAGGATGTATTTGCATAGTTATGAAATAAATTTATTTGATTATAAATTTAAGGCGGATTTAGATCACGGTTTTTTTAATTTAGGCTTTGAAATAAAAAATTTAGATTTTTAA
- the ffh gene encoding signal recognition particle protein, with amino-acid sequence MFELIGESFKSAINKLRFVDDEKALKNALETLKKSLLKADVHHKVVKELLILVEDDVKKNGIGQKQFLDAIKLNLENILNVANKNQGFVFSSKPPTVVLMTGLQGGGKTTSTVKLANYLKLRNKKILIAACDLQRLAAVEQLKQLCSANELDLFYLEDEKNPIEVAKQALDKAKNSMVDVLLVDTAGRLAIDEILMDELKKIKEILNPDEIFYVADAMSGQDGVKTAASFNQALGISGVILSKFDADTKGGVALGIARQIEIPLRFIGIGEKIADFEVFIPDRIVSRIMGEGDLATLAEKTATIIDEKEAKKLNQKIKKGEFNFNDFLNQMESMKKLGSMKSLIGMIPGLSNVSSAIKDIDLENSKEILHIKAMISSMTPKERENPDLLNNARKRRIAEGAGLSQMEVNRFLKQFANAAKLAKKFSGKKGMENLMQMMNQARRQF; translated from the coding sequence GTGTTTGAATTAATTGGCGAATCTTTTAAATCAGCGATTAATAAATTACGTTTTGTTGATGATGAAAAAGCGCTTAAGAATGCTTTAGAAACCTTAAAGAAATCCCTTTTAAAAGCTGATGTGCATCATAAAGTTGTCAAAGAATTATTAATACTTGTTGAAGATGATGTTAAAAAAAATGGGATAGGACAAAAACAATTTTTAGATGCTATAAAATTAAATTTAGAAAATATTTTAAATGTTGCTAACAAAAACCAAGGTTTTGTATTTTCTTCGAAACCTCCAACAGTTGTTCTTATGACAGGTTTACAAGGTGGAGGTAAAACTACTTCTACGGTTAAGCTTGCAAATTATTTAAAACTTCGCAATAAAAAGATTTTAATTGCTGCTTGTGATTTACAGCGTTTAGCAGCTGTTGAGCAACTTAAACAATTATGTAGTGCAAATGAACTTGATCTTTTTTATTTAGAAGATGAAAAAAATCCTATAGAAGTTGCAAAACAAGCTTTAGATAAAGCTAAAAATTCTATGGTTGATGTATTATTAGTTGATACTGCAGGGCGTTTAGCTATTGATGAAATTTTAATGGATGAATTAAAGAAAATTAAAGAAATTTTAAATCCTGATGAAATTTTTTATGTTGCAGATGCGATGAGTGGTCAAGACGGAGTTAAAACAGCAGCTAGTTTTAATCAAGCTTTGGGTATTAGTGGTGTTATTTTATCTAAATTTGATGCAGATACTAAAGGAGGTGTTGCCTTAGGAATAGCTAGGCAAATTGAAATTCCTTTAAGATTTATAGGAATTGGTGAGAAAATAGCAGATTTTGAAGTTTTTATACCTGATAGAATTGTTAGCAGAATTATGGGCGAAGGTGATTTAGCAACTTTAGCTGAAAAAACTGCAACTATAATCGACGAGAAAGAAGCGAAAAAGCTTAATCAAAAAATTAAAAAAGGCGAATTTAATTTTAATGATTTTTTAAATCAAATGGAGAGTATGAAAAAACTTGGAAGTATGAAATCTCTTATTGGTATGATTCCCGGACTTTCCAACGTGTCTTCAGCTATAAAAGATATTGATCTTGAAAATTCTAAAGAAATTTTACATATTAAAGCGATGATTTCCTCAATGACTCCTAAAGAAAGGGAAAATCCAGATTTACTTAATAATGCTAGAAAACGTCGCATAGCAGAAGGTGCTGGTTTATCTCAAATGGAAGTAAATCGATTTTTAAAACAATTTGCCAATGCAGCTAAGTTAGCTAAAAAATTTTCAGGAAAAAAAGGGATGGAAAATTTGATGCAAATGATGAATCAAGCTAGAAGACAATTTTAA
- the rpsP gene encoding 30S ribosomal protein S16: MTVIRLTRMGRTKRPFYRIVVTDSRKRRDGGWIESIGYYNPMVEPEVIKFDAERLAYWKSVGAKLSDKVASITNK, from the coding sequence ATGACAGTAATTAGACTTACAAGAATGGGAAGAACAAAAAGACCTTTTTATCGTATCGTGGTAACAGATAGTAGAAAACGTCGTGATGGCGGTTGGATTGAAAGCATTGGTTATTATAATCCTATGGTTGAGCCTGAAGTTATTAAATTTGATGCAGAGCGTTTAGCTTATTGGAAAAGCGTAGGTGCTAAATTAAGTGATAAAGTTGCTTCAATTACTAACAAATAA
- a CDS encoding KH domain-containing protein, protein MVEKFLKEYTKLIADYPNRILTEKVELGENFFEIILYVDKTDTGKLIGKNGKMINAIKTVVSAFKSKDATNYRVTVKALE, encoded by the coding sequence ATGGTAGAGAAATTTTTAAAAGAATACACTAAGTTAATAGCAGATTATCCTAATAGGATTTTAACTGAAAAGGTAGAACTTGGTGAAAATTTTTTTGAAATTATACTTTATGTTGATAAGACAGATACGGGTAAGCTTATCGGTAAAAATGGTAAAATGATTAATGCAATTAAAACTGTTGTATCTGCTTTTAAAAGCAAAGATGCAACAAATTATCGTGTAACGGTAAAAGCTCTTGAGTGA